One window from the genome of Kluyveromyces marxianus DMKU3-1042 DNA, complete genome, chromosome 3 encodes:
- the RRF1 gene encoding Rrf1p: protein MSTQAFRVVLAGTKNASFVNVRGFNSSALLFAKKKAKAAKGGKNSTEEPLEVIDVKKYVKDATNQFEKTLELHKKKLAEKKIGTASPAIFNDLKVGKDGQKFTNVAATSLKGRNSLIVTVFDPKDTKNVVSAIMGAGMNLNPERIPNNDQQLKVSLPPITTETRQALCKDLKKVFEDYKHSAMKDSLGHIRSEIMKDLKHLEKKNDDVKKVIQDIEKVHKEYVNKLQEQLKQAEKSIMNQ, encoded by the coding sequence ATGTCGACTCAAGCTTTCAGAGTTGTTTTGGCTGGTACAAAAAATGCTAGTTTTGTCAATGTTAGGGGATTCAATTCCAGCGCGTTACTCTTcgcaaagaagaaggccaaAGCTGCGAAAGGTGGAAAGAACTCGACAGAAGAGCCTCTCGAAGTCATTGACGTGAAGAAATATGTCAAAGATGCCACAAAtcaatttgaaaagacCTTAGAGCTTCACAAAAAGAAGCTTGCGGAGAAAAAGATAGGTACGGCAAGCCCAGCGATATTTAATGATTTAAAGGTTGGAAAGGATGGACAGAAATTTACTAATGTTGCTGCGACAAGTTTAAAGGGCAGAAACTCTCTCATTGTTACTGTCTTTGACCCTAAAGATACTAAAAACGTGGTTAGTGCCATCATGGGCGCTGGTATGAACCTAAACCCAGAGAGAATTCCAAATAATGATCAACAGTTGAAAGTTTCCTTACCACCAATTACAACTGAGACTCGTCAAGCATTATGTAAAGACTTGAAAAAGGTATTTGAAGATTATAAACACTCCGCAATGAAAGACTCTTTGGGTCATATTAGAAGTGAAATTATGAAAGACTTAAAGCAccttgaaaaaaagaatgatgaTGTAAAAAAGGTTATTCAAGACATAGAGAAAGTTCACAAGGAGTATGTCAATAAACTTCAGGAACAATTAAAACAAGCAGAGAAAAGTATTATGAACCAATAG